One segment of Onychomys torridus chromosome 3, mOncTor1.1, whole genome shotgun sequence DNA contains the following:
- the Chrm2 gene encoding muscarinic acetylcholine receptor M2, whose product MNNSTNSSNNGLAITSPYKTFEVVFIVLVAGSLSLVTIIGNILVMVSIKVNRHLQTVNNYFLFSLACADLIIGVFSMNLYTLYTVIGYWPLGPVVCDLWLALDYVVSNASVMNLLIISFDRYFCVTKPLTYPVKRTTKMAGMMIAAAWVLSFILWAPAILFWQFIVGVRTVKDGECYIQFFSNAAVTFGTAIAAFYLPVIIMTVLYWHISRASKSRVKKEKKEPVANQDPVSPSLVQGRIVKPNNNNTPGGDSGLEHNKIQNGKAPRDGVTENCVQGEEKESSNDSTSVSAAASNMRDDEITQDENTVSTSLGHSKDDNSKQTCIKIVTKTQKGDSCTPTSTTVELVGSSGQNGDEKQNIVARKIVKMTKQPAKKKPPPSREKKVTRTILAILLAFIITWAPYNVMVLINTFCAPCIPNTVWTIGYWLCYINSTINPACYALCNATFKKTFKHLLMCHYKNIGATR is encoded by the coding sequence ATGAATAACTCAACAAACTCATCTAACAATGGCTTGGCTATTACCAGTCCTTACAAGACATTTGAGGTGGTATTTATTGTCCTTGTGGCTGGATCCCTCAGTCTGGTGACCATCATTGGGAACATCCTGGTCATGGTTTCCATTAAAGTCAACCGTCACCTTCAGACAGTCAACAATTACTTCTTGTTCAGCCTTGCCTGTGCTGACCTCATCATAGGTGTTTTCTCCATGAACTTGTATACCCTCTACACTGTGATTGGTTATTGGCCTTTGGGACCTGTAGTATGTGACCTTTGGCTAGCCTTGGACTATGTGGTCAGCAATGCTTCTGTTATGAATTTGCTCATCATCAGCTTTGATAGATACTTCTGTGTCACAAAACCTCTGACATACCCAGTTAAGCGGACCACAAAAATGGCAGGCATGATGATTGCAGCTGCCTGGGTCCTTTCCTTCATCCTCTGGGCTCCAGCCATTCTCTTCTGGCAGTTCATCGTAGGGGTGAGAACTGTGAAGGATGGGGAGTGCTACATTCAGTTCTTTTCCAATGCCGCTGTCACCTTTGGCACTGCCATTGCAGCCTTCTATCTGCCTGTCATCATCATGACTGTGCTGTATTGGCATATATCCCGGGCAAGTAAGAGTAGagtaaagaaggaaaagaaggaaccTGTGGCCAACCAAGATCCAGTATCTCCAAGTCTGGTGCAAGGAAGAATCGTAAAGccgaacaacaacaacacaccagGTGGTGACAGTGGCCTAGAGCACAACAAAATCCAGAATGGCAAGGCTCCCCGGGATGGTGTGACTGAAAATTGTGTtcagggggaggagaaggagagctCGAATGACTCCACCTCAGTCAGTGCTGCCGCCTCCAATATGAGAGATGATGAAATCACCCAGGATGAAAACACAGTTTCCACTTCCCTGGGCCATTCCAAAGATGACAACTCTAAGCAAACATGCATCAAAATTGTCACCAAGACCCAAAAAGGTGACTCATGCACCCCAACGAGTACCACTGTAGAACTAGTTGGGTCTTCAGGTCAAAATGGGGATGAAAAGCAGAACATTGTAGCACGCAAGATTGTGAAGATGACCAAGCAGCCTGCCAAAAAGAAGCCTCCTCCATCCCGGGAAAAGAAGGTGACCAGGACAATCTTGGCTATTCTGTTGGCTTTCATCATCACCTGGGCACCATACAATGTCATGGTGCTCATCAATACCTTCTGTGCACCCTGCATTCCCAATACGGTGTGGACAATCGGCTACTGGCTCTGTTACATCAATAGCACCATCAATCCTGCCTGCTATGCACTTTGTAATGCCACCTTCAAAAAGACTTTTAAACACCTCCTCATGTGTCACTACAAGAACATAGGCGCTACAAGGTAA